Proteins co-encoded in one Rhopalosiphum maidis isolate BTI-1 chromosome 2, ASM367621v3, whole genome shotgun sequence genomic window:
- the LOC113552187 gene encoding mucin-2, with amino-acid sequence MIAKMRCLFVVNVLVLKIVVGAAEIPNGQAPWTHKDTGATSAGTTMTDGRNVISPRMDFEEWTPLGRGDPLKNDPTFDYLPPVLDRVHYWKPPPPATNRAHYYSSASTATPTTPPSQVVHGGYNRRFFLTDFSKREPVVAAYAAIKRPPPSNSLLQPHHHHQHNHHHPQQQQQIQHHLQTLQSAPAAGYHYSMHPAAPVPRTPLPMLTPPPYQQWPSTVSDVQRQSSMSSSSLSPDVPGNAAAESKQPPPTMVRAPTRPASPSSNHLAVVKALLDDEVDRTAVTTTGAAITAAVWTTTTMPPPVTMTPPPPSQTATSMTAAVRTTPSVVSSDPLFSHYRQSPVTGRPMYLIIQGHSKVKTYGPASKVDDLNAAPAIQDHNHIGSQPPDEPSRRKRDHYYGSRR; translated from the exons ATGATTGCCAAGATGCGGTGCTTGTTTGTAGTTAACGTGCTGGTGTTGAAGATCGTGGTCGGTGCTGCCGAAATACCCAACGGTCAAGCACCGTGGACTCACAAAGACACTG GTGCAACGTCCGCCGGCACGACGATGACGGACGGCCGAAACGTGATCTCGCCGCGGATGGACTTCGAAGAGTGGACGCCGTTGGGCCGCGGCGACCCGCTTAAAAACGACCCGACGTTCGACTACCTGCCGCCCGTGCTGGACCGGGTGCACTATTGGAAACCACCGCCGCCGGCCACCAACCGCGCGCACTACTACTCGTCCGCGTCCACTGCGACGCCGACCACACCGCCGTCGCAGGTCGTTCACGGCGGTTACAACCGACGGTTTTTCCTGACGGACTTCTCCAAGAGGGAACCGGTGGTCGCGGCTTACGCGGCTATTAAGCGGCCCCCGCCCAGCAACAGTCTGCTGCAGCCTCACCACCATCACCAGCACAATCACCATCAcccgcagcagcagcagcagatCCAACACCACTTGCAAACGCTACAGTCGGCGCCCGCGGCCGGTTACCACTACTCGATGCACCCGGCCGCGCCCGTGCCCAGGACTCCGCTGCCGATGCTCACTCCGCCGCCGTACCAACAGTGGCCGTCCACCGTGAGCGACGTTCAGCGACAGTCGTCGAtgtcatcgtcgtcgttgtcACCGGACGTGCCGGGAAACGCGGCGGCCGAGAGCAAACAACCGCCGCCGACCATGGTCCGGGCGCCGACGCGACCCGCCTCCCCGTCGTCCAATCATTTAGCTGTCGTCAAGGCGCTGTTGGACGACGAAGTGGACCGGACCGCTGTCACGACGACCGGTGCCGCGATCACGGCGGCCGTctggacgacgacgacgatgccGCCACCCGTCACTATGaccccgccgccgccgtcgcaaACGGCCACTTCGATGACCGCGGCCGTTCGGACCACTCCGTCCGTGGTCTCTTCGGACCCGCTGTTCTCGCATTACAGACAGTCGCCGGTCACCGGCCGGCCCATGTACCTCATCATACAGGGTCACTCGAAGGTCAAGACTTACGGACCGGCCAGCAAGGTGGACGATCTGAACGCCGCTCCGGCGATACAGGACCACAACCATATCGGCAGCCAACCGCCCGACGAACCGAGCCGGAGAAAACGCGACCACTACTACGGTTCACGTCGATGA
- the LOC113554198 gene encoding protein amnionless, producing MPSTAIIVVAALMSFSGGAVHGGVAKRWTPDVDFEAPRNWDAGHVPSSVDVAVFQEDTLVPVVVPAAGVDVCEIVFPVNGQLILEPNARVVISASSQEMGGCMGQTVMFKRNAPMEWVDPDNWSNENINIATPHVERIPCVHDTVVFNPGHSFSVVVPDVPITIGSMKFGNQTFGQNELNEFLLSDIGDQELKSSSADNDVSITLTSTLCEDNTGCECGTQQLLDQVCKVASKRCVSKLGCISPVKPIGHCCWTCGAYFLINYNPNNFISEQFNEELKKDIAKLNSTFEEHQLSYYMSKLLNGKIQVVLASNTKYVDEINEIANTIHSLLTSYRGVTDVKMFNSGLSYDADGMTYGQIALTTCIVIFSCMLAIMFYYNKDWKSLLSGSRSSTGAVFVKFKNDTNDAVELIDEDVRLQRKTSFDNPTYGAVESMKKSQTFRKMHSYSDLSVSTTKSEAMDVEMKETCEQK from the exons ATGCCGTCGACAGCGATCATCGTGGTAGCAGCTCTCATGTCATTTTCAG GCGGTGCCGTGCATGGTGGCGTGGCCAAGCGGTGGACGCCCGATGTGGACTTCGAAGCGCCGCGCAACTGGGACGCGGGACATGTCCCTTCGTCCGTGGACGTGGCTGTGTTCCAGGAGGACACCTTGGTCCCGGTGGTGGTGCCGGCCGCCGGCGTCGACGTGTGCGAGATCGTGTTTCCCGTCAATGGTCAGCTGATCTTGGAGCCCAACGCCCGCGTCGTCATCTCCGCGTCGTCCCAAGAGATGGGTGGTTGCATGGGACAGA CTGTGATGTTCAAACGAAACGCCCCGATGGAATGGGTGGATCCGGACAACTGGtcgaatgaaaatattaacatagcaACGCCCCACGTGGAACGGATACCGTGCGTTCACGACACCGTCGTGTTCAACCCTGGCCACTCGTTTTCGGTAGTCGTGCCCGACGTTCCTATCACCATTGGATCAATGAAGTTTGGGAATCAA acattcggtcaaaatgAATTGAACGAATTTCTTTTGTCGGACATCGGCGACCAAGAGCTGAAGAGTTCTTCCGCCGACAACGATGTGTCCATTACATTGACGTCGACGCTCTGCGAAGACAATACAGGATGTGAATGCGGTACTCAACAACTTTTGGATCAAGTATGCAAAGTGGCTTCAAAACGCTGTGTCAGTAAATTGGGTTGCATAAGTCCAGTAAAACCAATCGGCCATTGTTGTTGGACTTGTG gagcatattttttaattaattataacccaaataattttataagtgaaCAATTCAACGAAGAACTTAAAAAGGACATAGCAAAATTAAACTCAACGTTTGAAGAACATCAATTATCTTACTACATGAGTAAACTGTTGAACGGAAAAATCCAAGTCGTATTGGctagtaatacaaaatatgtggacgaaataaatgaaatagctAACACCATACACTCGTTGCTAACTTCTT atcgGGGCGTGACGGATGTGAAAATGTTCAACTCGGGGCTGTCGTATGACGCTGACGGGATGACATACGGTCAAATAGCCCTAACCACATGCATCGTCATCTTTTCCTGCATGTTGGCAATTATGTTTTACTACAACAAAGACtg GAAATCGCTATTGTCGGGTTCCAGGTCTAGTACTGGTGCTGTGtttgtaaaattcaaaaacgatACCAACGATGCAGTAGAACTAATCGACGAAGATGTTCGATTGCAACGTAAGACTTCATTCGACAACCCCACTTACGGAGCCGTGGAGAGTATGAAAAAATCACAG